A genomic window from Centroberyx gerrardi isolate f3 chromosome 14, fCenGer3.hap1.cur.20231027, whole genome shotgun sequence includes:
- the tnnc1b gene encoding troponin C type 1b (slow) gives MDDVYKAAVENLTEEQKNEFKAAFDIFIQDAEDGCISTKELGKVMRMLGQNPTPEELQEMIDEVDEDGSGTVDFDEFLVMMVRCMKEESKGKSEEELAELFRMFDKNGDGYIDLEELKAMLESTGEAITEDDIEELMKDGDKNNDGKIDYDEFLEFMKGVE, from the exons ATGGATGATGTATATAAAGCAGCG GTTGAGAACTtaacagaggagcagaaaaatg AGTTCAAGGCTGCATTTGACATCTTCATCCAGGATGCAGAGGACGGCTGCATCAGCACCAAAGAGTTGGGGAAGGTGATGAGGATGCTGGGGCAGAACCCCACCCCAGAGGAGTTACAGGAGATGATAGATGAGGTGGATGAGGATG gcagCGGAACGGTAGACTTCGATGAGTTCCTAGTTATGATGGTCCGCTGCATGAaggaggagagcaaaggaaaatcGGAGGAGGAGTTAGCCGAACTCTTCCGCATGTTTGACAA GAACGGAGACGGCTACATCGACTTAGAAGAGCTTAAGGCCATGCTGGAGTCCACCGGAGAGGCGATCACCGAAGACGACATCGAGGAGCTGATGAAGGACGGAGACAAAAACAACGATGGCAAAATCGACTATGACG AGTTCCTGGAGTTCATGAAGGGTGTTGAATAA
- the kiaa2013 gene encoding uncharacterized protein KIAA2013 homolog isoform X1, with translation MWLQQRLKGLPGLLSSSWARRLLIGLLLFLIFYWYLGADRRLRFFSGSVMSGGVAGQCLQAEIYRWKSLVDRGEGVYSTPQEKVDTPFVSGNGHILVDIDSNKLWVASSSQPGSAPVHQTEYSPIVGVHLPGKRVEAQATMLWFRKGSVLSVRCVLPAASQSARDCVTIREEFIAHRSRPNVYLQRIHINNPSDRIAMLEVSSETPSFGSKFSASVEKVEDREFVLSSGRVLVENNRIVLVVVATKKLNSRIQVLAKSDYTDNVLSVVWTSEPIDPSKLEETFATLRDGAKKELGELLRASVDELVLDHQKAWMDLFISGVEMRKITDSHTPSSYTVNTTLYYILSSSTAPLLDRRLSSEEHAHLESSLNYADHCFSGHATMHAENLWPERVSSAAQILQLVTLWTLTLQKRGCKVLVAAGAHGVMQGMVLSFGGLQFTENHLQFQADPDVLHNSYALRGIHYNQDLINLAVLLDVEGKPFLHVSVKPQEKPVQLYACEAGCLNEPVELTSEVKGHTFPVMVTQPITPLLYISTDLRHLQDLRHTLHLKAILAHEEHMANRYPGLPFLFWFSVASLITLFHLFLFKLIYNEYCGPGAKPLFRSKVASKSEEGCHDARDAA, from the exons atgtgGCTGCAGCAAAGACTAAAGGGTCTACCAGGCTTGTTGTCAAGCAGTTGGGCGAGGAGACTCCTCATAGGACTGTTGCTTTTCCTCATCTTCTACTGGTACCTGGGTGCAGACCGCAGGCTGAGGTTTTTCAGCGGCTCGGTCATGTCTGGGGGAGTGGCTGGACAGTGTCTACAGGCTGAAATCTACAGGTGGAAGTCTCTGGtagacagaggagagggtgtCTACAGCACACCTCAGGAGAAGGTAGACACACCTTTTGTTTCAGGTAATGGCCATATCCTGGTTGACATTGACTCTAACAAACTGTGGGTAGCTTCATCTTCCCAGCCTGGCTCAGCTCCGGTCCACCAGACCGAATACTCCCCGATAGTGGGTGTCCATCTTCCAGGGAAGCGAGTGGAGGCTCAGGCCACCATGCTGTGGTTCCGCAAAGGGTCCGTGCTCTCGGTCCGCTGTGTTTTACCAGCCGCCTCGCAGTCGGCCCGGGACTGCGTCACCATCAGGGAGGAGTTCATCGCCCACCGCAGCCGGCCTAACGTCTACCTGCAGCGAATCCACATCAACAACCCGTCTGACAGAATTGCCATGCTGGAAGTTTCCTCTGAAACTCCCTCGTTCGGGAGTAAGTTCTCCGCCAGTGTGGAGAAAGTGGAGGACAGAGAGTTCGTGCTCTCCTCTGGCCGAGTGCTCGTGGAGAACAATCGTAttgtgttggtggtggtggccACCAAGAAACTGAACAGTAGGATCCAGGTCCTGGCCAAGTCGGATTACACGGACAACGTTCTGTCGGTGGTGTGGACCTCGGAGCCCATCGACCCCTCCAAGCTGGAGGAAACCTTCGCCACCCTGCGGGACGGAGCCAAGAAGGAGCTTGGGGAGTTGCTGAGGGCGAGCGTGGACGAACTGGTTCTGGATCACCAGAAGGCTTGGATGGATCTCTTTATTTCTG GTGTGGAGATGAGGAAGATCACCGACTCCCACACCCCATCAAGCTACACAGTGAACACCACCCTCTActacatcctctcctcctccacagctcCCCTGCTGGACCGGAGGCTGAGCAGTGAGGAGCACGCCCACCTGGAGTCCAGCCTCAACTATGCCGACCATTGCTTCAGCGGCCACGCCACCATGCACGCGGAGAACCTGTGGCCCGAGCGGGTCAGCAGCGCCGCGCAGATCCTCCAGCTCGTCACGCTGTGGACTCTGACTCTCCAGAAGAGAGGCTGCAAGGTCCTGGTGGCGGCCGGAGCCCACGGCGTCATGCAGGGCATGGTGCTGAGCTTCGGCGGCCTTCAGTTCACCGAGAATCACCTTCAGTTCCAGGCCGATCCGGACGTGCTGCACAACAGCTACGCGCTGAGAGGAATCCACTACAATCAGGACCTCATTAACTTGGCGGTGCTGCTGGATGTGGAGGGAAAGCCTTTCCTTCATGTGTCGGTGAAGCCGCAGGAGAAGCCGGTGCAGCTGTACGCCTGCGAGGCCGGCTGCCTCAACGAGCCGGTGGAGCTGACGTCCGAGGTCAAAGGGCACACCTTCCCCGTGATGGTGACACAACCCATCACGCCACTGCTTTACATCTCCACGGACCTGCGCCACCTGCAGGACCTGCGCCACACGCTGCACCTCAAGGCCATCCTGGCCCACGAGGAGCACATGGCGAACAGGTACCCGGGTCTGCCCTTCCTCTTCTGGTTCAGCGTGGCCTCGCTGATCACCCTGTTCCACCTTTTCCTCTTCAAGCTCATCTACAATGAGTACTGCGGCCCCGGTGCTAAACCCCTCTTCAGGAGCAAG GTCGCCAGCAAAAGTGAGGAAGGCTGCCATGACGCCAGGGACGCTGCATGA
- the kiaa2013 gene encoding uncharacterized protein KIAA2013 homolog isoform X2, with amino-acid sequence MWLQQRLKGLPGLLSSSWARRLLIGLLLFLIFYWYLGADRRLRFFSGSVMSGGVAGQCLQAEIYRWKSLVDRGEGVYSTPQEKVDTPFVSGNGHILVDIDSNKLWVASSSQPGSAPVHQTEYSPIVGVHLPGKRVEAQATMLWFRKGSVLSVRCVLPAASQSARDCVTIREEFIAHRSRPNVYLQRIHINNPSDRIAMLEVSSETPSFGSKFSASVEKVEDREFVLSSGRVLVENNRIVLVVVATKKLNSRIQVLAKSDYTDNVLSVVWTSEPIDPSKLEETFATLRDGAKKELGELLRASVDELVLDHQKAWMDLFISGVEMRKITDSHTPSSYTVNTTLYYILSSSTAPLLDRRLSSEEHAHLESSLNYADHCFSGHATMHAENLWPERVSSAAQILQLVTLWTLTLQKRGCKVLVAAGAHGVMQGMVLSFGGLQFTENHLQFQADPDVLHNSYALRGIHYNQDLINLAVLLDVEGKPFLHVSVKPQEKPVQLYACEAGCLNEPVELTSEVKGHTFPVMVTQPITPLLYISTDLRHLQDLRHTLHLKAILAHEEHMANRYPGLPFLFWFSVASLITLFHLFLFKLIYNEYCGPGAKPLFRSKDDSAL; translated from the exons atgtgGCTGCAGCAAAGACTAAAGGGTCTACCAGGCTTGTTGTCAAGCAGTTGGGCGAGGAGACTCCTCATAGGACTGTTGCTTTTCCTCATCTTCTACTGGTACCTGGGTGCAGACCGCAGGCTGAGGTTTTTCAGCGGCTCGGTCATGTCTGGGGGAGTGGCTGGACAGTGTCTACAGGCTGAAATCTACAGGTGGAAGTCTCTGGtagacagaggagagggtgtCTACAGCACACCTCAGGAGAAGGTAGACACACCTTTTGTTTCAGGTAATGGCCATATCCTGGTTGACATTGACTCTAACAAACTGTGGGTAGCTTCATCTTCCCAGCCTGGCTCAGCTCCGGTCCACCAGACCGAATACTCCCCGATAGTGGGTGTCCATCTTCCAGGGAAGCGAGTGGAGGCTCAGGCCACCATGCTGTGGTTCCGCAAAGGGTCCGTGCTCTCGGTCCGCTGTGTTTTACCAGCCGCCTCGCAGTCGGCCCGGGACTGCGTCACCATCAGGGAGGAGTTCATCGCCCACCGCAGCCGGCCTAACGTCTACCTGCAGCGAATCCACATCAACAACCCGTCTGACAGAATTGCCATGCTGGAAGTTTCCTCTGAAACTCCCTCGTTCGGGAGTAAGTTCTCCGCCAGTGTGGAGAAAGTGGAGGACAGAGAGTTCGTGCTCTCCTCTGGCCGAGTGCTCGTGGAGAACAATCGTAttgtgttggtggtggtggccACCAAGAAACTGAACAGTAGGATCCAGGTCCTGGCCAAGTCGGATTACACGGACAACGTTCTGTCGGTGGTGTGGACCTCGGAGCCCATCGACCCCTCCAAGCTGGAGGAAACCTTCGCCACCCTGCGGGACGGAGCCAAGAAGGAGCTTGGGGAGTTGCTGAGGGCGAGCGTGGACGAACTGGTTCTGGATCACCAGAAGGCTTGGATGGATCTCTTTATTTCTG GTGTGGAGATGAGGAAGATCACCGACTCCCACACCCCATCAAGCTACACAGTGAACACCACCCTCTActacatcctctcctcctccacagctcCCCTGCTGGACCGGAGGCTGAGCAGTGAGGAGCACGCCCACCTGGAGTCCAGCCTCAACTATGCCGACCATTGCTTCAGCGGCCACGCCACCATGCACGCGGAGAACCTGTGGCCCGAGCGGGTCAGCAGCGCCGCGCAGATCCTCCAGCTCGTCACGCTGTGGACTCTGACTCTCCAGAAGAGAGGCTGCAAGGTCCTGGTGGCGGCCGGAGCCCACGGCGTCATGCAGGGCATGGTGCTGAGCTTCGGCGGCCTTCAGTTCACCGAGAATCACCTTCAGTTCCAGGCCGATCCGGACGTGCTGCACAACAGCTACGCGCTGAGAGGAATCCACTACAATCAGGACCTCATTAACTTGGCGGTGCTGCTGGATGTGGAGGGAAAGCCTTTCCTTCATGTGTCGGTGAAGCCGCAGGAGAAGCCGGTGCAGCTGTACGCCTGCGAGGCCGGCTGCCTCAACGAGCCGGTGGAGCTGACGTCCGAGGTCAAAGGGCACACCTTCCCCGTGATGGTGACACAACCCATCACGCCACTGCTTTACATCTCCACGGACCTGCGCCACCTGCAGGACCTGCGCCACACGCTGCACCTCAAGGCCATCCTGGCCCACGAGGAGCACATGGCGAACAGGTACCCGGGTCTGCCCTTCCTCTTCTGGTTCAGCGTGGCCTCGCTGATCACCCTGTTCCACCTTTTCCTCTTCAAGCTCATCTACAATGAGTACTGCGGCCCCGGTGCTAAACCCCTCTTCAGGAGCAAG GATGACTCTGCTCTTTGA